In Nitrospinaceae bacterium, the following are encoded in one genomic region:
- a CDS encoding aminotransferase class I/II-fold pyridoxal phosphate-dependent enzyme, translating to MHEFQRITRLPPYVFAAVDELKLAARHRGEDVIDFGMGNPDLATPPHIVEKLVEAASNPRNHRYSASRGITKLRKAISDWYGRRFDVDIDHDREAIVSIGAKEGISHLCLAITNPGDLVMVPSPTYPIHTYAIVLANGNVVHVPLAQGDDFFDNLIEVMGPIWPKPKILILSFPHNPTTVCVDLDFFEKVVAFAKEHNLIVIHDFAYADLGFDGYQPPSMLEVPGAKDVGVELFSLSKSYSMPGWRIGFVVGNPEIIAALRRIKSYLDYGAFQPIQIASIIALNGPQDCVEDMRATYQNRRDVLCDGLARIGWNVQKPKGTMFVWAEIPDQFKEMGSLNFATHLLKETNVAVAPGMGFGELGDTHVRFALVENEHRIRQAMRNLRPVFRTNSSDLPSD from the coding sequence ATGCACGAATTTCAAAGAATCACTCGCCTGCCGCCTTATGTGTTCGCGGCCGTGGACGAGCTTAAACTAGCCGCCCGCCACCGGGGGGAGGATGTCATCGACTTCGGGATGGGAAATCCCGATCTTGCCACCCCTCCGCATATCGTCGAAAAACTAGTCGAGGCAGCCTCGAACCCTCGAAACCATCGCTACAGCGCCTCGCGAGGCATCACCAAGCTCAGAAAGGCTATCTCCGACTGGTATGGCCGCCGTTTCGATGTTGATATCGACCACGACAGGGAGGCCATCGTCTCCATTGGCGCCAAGGAGGGGATATCCCACCTCTGCCTCGCCATCACGAACCCGGGCGATCTCGTCATGGTGCCGAGTCCGACCTATCCGATTCACACTTACGCCATCGTATTGGCAAACGGAAACGTGGTTCATGTGCCCCTCGCGCAGGGAGATGATTTTTTTGACAACCTGATTGAGGTAATGGGTCCGATATGGCCCAAACCCAAAATTTTGATCCTGAGCTTTCCGCACAATCCGACGACCGTGTGTGTCGATCTCGATTTTTTTGAAAAGGTGGTGGCTTTTGCCAAAGAGCACAACCTGATCGTCATACATGATTTTGCTTATGCCGATCTAGGTTTCGACGGTTATCAACCACCCAGCATGCTTGAGGTGCCCGGCGCCAAGGATGTGGGTGTCGAGCTTTTCTCGCTATCAAAAAGCTATTCGATGCCCGGCTGGCGCATCGGATTTGTCGTAGGAAATCCCGAAATCATCGCCGCCCTTCGCCGGATCAAAAGCTATCTCGACTACGGCGCCTTCCAGCCAATTCAGATAGCCTCGATAATCGCCCTGAATGGTCCGCAGGATTGCGTTGAAGACATGCGGGCAACCTACCAGAACCGCCGGGACGTTCTATGCGACGGACTCGCAAGAATCGGCTGGAATGTTCAGAAGCCCAAAGGAACCATGTTCGTTTGGGCAGAGATTCCCGATCAATTCAAGGAAATGGGCTCGCTCAACTTCGCAACCCATCTGCTTAAAGAAACCAACGTGGCCGTTGCTCCAGGCATGGGGTTCGGTGAGCTTGGTGACACGCACGTCCGCTTTGCGCTGGTAGAAAACGAGCATAGAATCCGCCAGGCAATGAGGAACCTTCGCCCTGTGTTTCGCACTAACTCCTCGGACTTGCCTTCGGATTAG
- the lipA gene encoding lipoyl synthase, with protein sequence MVSRRFPPWLVKRLPAPSKAHDVKTLMRRKSLFTVCEEARCPNLFECFEQGTATFMIGGDICTRTCGYCAVEKGEPAPLDTDEPRHVGEAAASLNLHHVVVTMVNRDDLLDGAASHVVETIGAIRENLSKATVEVLVSDFMGNYGAVETVVNARPDVFNHNIETVHRLFKKTRPRGDYERSLRVIGMAREIDPTMTTKSGVMVGMGETEEDVMALMEDLRAPEVDCQIMTIGQYLQPRKKAIPVAEYIHPDTFERYRVAGQEKGFAHVFAGPFVRSSYNAREAMLAGQGASGGENGAGDPEGRSFMTEDMSGQNVAVGMLPIYP encoded by the coding sequence ATGGTTTCGCGAAGATTTCCACCATGGCTCGTCAAGCGGCTTCCCGCACCGAGCAAAGCGCATGACGTAAAGACCCTGATGCGCAGGAAAAGCCTATTCACGGTTTGCGAGGAGGCGCGTTGCCCCAACCTGTTTGAGTGTTTTGAGCAGGGGACGGCGACCTTCATGATTGGCGGCGATATTTGCACGCGAACTTGTGGTTATTGCGCGGTGGAAAAAGGCGAGCCTGCCCCACTGGACACGGACGAGCCTCGGCACGTTGGCGAGGCGGCTGCGAGCCTCAATTTGCATCATGTGGTTGTCACCATGGTGAACCGAGACGATCTGCTCGACGGTGCGGCCTCTCATGTCGTCGAGACCATTGGGGCGATTCGCGAAAATCTATCCAAGGCGACAGTCGAAGTTTTGGTGTCTGATTTTATGGGAAATTACGGGGCAGTCGAAACGGTAGTGAATGCCAGGCCGGATGTGTTTAATCACAACATCGAAACCGTTCATCGCTTGTTCAAGAAAACGCGCCCCCGGGGTGATTATGAGCGCTCCCTTCGGGTAATTGGCATGGCGCGGGAGATTGATCCCACAATGACCACAAAAAGTGGGGTAATGGTCGGCATGGGAGAGACCGAAGAGGATGTAATGGCGCTAATGGAAGATCTGCGAGCGCCTGAGGTAGATTGTCAGATCATGACTATCGGTCAGTATTTGCAGCCCCGTAAAAAAGCTATCCCGGTTGCCGAATATATTCATCCCGACACCTTTGAGCGTTATCGTGTCGCAGGGCAGGAGAAGGGATTTGCACATGTATTTGCAGGGCCCTTCGTTAGAAGCTCCTATAACGCCCGCGAGGCGATGCTGGCGGGCCAGGGCGCGAGCGGCGGCGAGAATGGGGCAGGAGACCCCGAGGGCCGCTCATTCATGACGGAAGACATGTCGGGCCAAAACGTGGCCGTCGGTATGCTCCCGATATATCCCTGA